The Treponema sp. J25 DNA window TTCCTTCGCTCAGCCAGTGGGCATCGTCACTTTCAGTACGAATCCCCTCATCCTTCCATGCAAGTACCGTAGCGGTCCCGGTATCCTGACAGAGGGGCAATACCCCCCTGGCGGCGATGGTTGCGTTTTCCAATAGGGCGCGGATAACGATGCGATCGTTTTCGGAACTGTGCGGATCTGCCCACTGAGTTTTGAGGAGATCAAGATGACTTTTTCGCAGAAAAAAGGAAAGCCGATAGAAAGCCTCCCGGGCAAGGTATTGTAGAAGGGCTGGCGAGACAGAAAGAAAGTTTCCCGATACCTGTAGTGATCCTTCGGCTTCGGGTGGCGGAGGGATACGCTCAAAGGAAATATGTTGAAAGGCTTTTTCGATAGCGTTCTGTAATTCCATAACCTTCCTCAATAGCCATCATTTTTGTGATTCCCCCGCCTAAAAAACGCATCCGAGACCTTTGGCGCGTTACGGGGCAATCTCCCAATATCTTTGTCCCTACTATTCATATAACCAGACCACCGTCATAGTTGTTTATATATATTATCAGAAGCAGTGGTCTCATACAATCACTTCTGGTACAATACTACTATGATGACCCATTCAGCGGAACTACGTCTCCTTATTTTGCTCTTTTTTTGCACCGTGCTTATCACCGTAGGGGGCATTTTTTTCATGATGTTCCAGGAACAGAACCGGCTTACCCTGATGGCTGAATATCGGGCTTTTCAGCTTGCGGCCGACCTGAATCGGGCGGTAGAACAGGGAAACCGGGTTTCGGTGGAGCAACTCCCGAATCTTCTGGGTTTTGGAATCTATACTATTCGAGGCGAGGCCCTGTATCGCTATGGAAACGCACCCTCTCAGGTAGATCCCCGGGCGGTTCAGGATGCCCCTCGTATTCAAGGAGATGAAGTTTCATTGCTACGGGCCTTTGGGGGGATGGGACGGATCCGCAACCGTTTCATGATGGCGCCTCCAGATCCCCAAAGGGGAGAGGGAGATGTTGGGAATCTGTCGGAAAACCAGAACACATCCCGGAGGCCCCGTCCTCCTTCTATGATGATGGCCCCGATGGCGGCCCCGCGGCTGGTGTTTCTTTCTTATCGAGTGGCTTCTCTTCAACGAGGGATGTGGACCCTCTATATTCTAGGGAGCCTCCTCCTTTTGGTTCTAATAGGTACCTATGGGTTGTTGATTCAGCTTGCCCGACGGATCGATCTCTATCGACTCGAAGAAGCCCGAAATCGGGAACTCATTACCTTAGGAGAGGCAGCCCGAAGTCTTTCCCATGAGATCAAGAATCCCCTGGGGGTGCTTCGTATACAAACGGCCCTTTTAAAAAAGATGCTCAAAGGACAGGAGGTTGAAAAGCAGGTAGATATCATCGAAGAAGAAATAGATCGAATTAATACCCTTACCGAACGGGTCCGGCAGTATCTGGGAAACCGACAGGCTTCAGTGGAACCTCTTGATATGGGAAACTACCTGCTTCATATGAAGGAACGCTATGGTAATAGTATTGAAGTGTCCCTTCCTCTTGATGCCTGGCCGATAGTAAAAATAGACCGGCAGCATTTGGATCAAATTCTAGATAACCTTATCCGCAACGCCCTCGAAAGTATGGAAGGTCAGGGAGAATCCCTGGTAACCCTTCGCCTTTCAGTCGTGGGTCATAAAAAGTGTCTGATTGAGGTAGCCGATCGGGGACCGGGGATCCCTAAAGATATCGAAGGTCGAATTTATGACCTCTTCTTTACTACAAAAACCAAGGGATCCGGCATTGGCCTTGCCCTGGTAAAAAAACTGCTTTCCCAGTACGGGGGGACAATTTACCACCGTCCCCGCGAAGGGGGAGGTACCCTCTTTTATGTTGAACTCCCCTATGGACGACTGGTCCCGGCGAAAAAAATTGAGCACCAGAAACCGGTACTGGCCTCTGAGAAATAGGAGGTACCCCTGTGAGCGATACGCCTCTTACCGTTCTTGTAATAGATGATGAGCGGAATTTACGGGAATCCCTTAAGCTCTATTTAGAAGGGGAGGATTTCCGGGTACTCCTTGCACCCACCGGTGAAGCCGGCAAGGATGTTCTAGAAAAGGAACGCTGCGATGTGGTGGTGGTGGACCTCAAGATGCCGGGCATGTCGGGTCTTGATTTCCTTCACTGGATGAAGGAAAGTGGCCCCGCTATTCCCCTTATTATGATGAGTGCCCATGGGGATATCCAGGATGCGGTGGAGGCGATGAAAGGGGGTGCCGCTGATTACCTGGTCAAGCCCTTTCATCCGGAAGAACTTGTGGTTCGACTGCGGCGGGTTGTTTCTGATGCCCGGCTTATTTCCCGGGCCCAGGTGGTGGAAGCGGTGCATCGGGGAACGG harbors:
- a CDS encoding HAMP domain-containing sensor histidine kinase, with amino-acid sequence MMTHSAELRLLILLFFCTVLITVGGIFFMMFQEQNRLTLMAEYRAFQLAADLNRAVEQGNRVSVEQLPNLLGFGIYTIRGEALYRYGNAPSQVDPRAVQDAPRIQGDEVSLLRAFGGMGRIRNRFMMAPPDPQRGEGDVGNLSENQNTSRRPRPPSMMMAPMAAPRLVFLSYRVASLQRGMWTLYILGSLLLLVLIGTYGLLIQLARRIDLYRLEEARNRELITLGEAARSLSHEIKNPLGVLRIQTALLKKMLKGQEVEKQVDIIEEEIDRINTLTERVRQYLGNRQASVEPLDMGNYLLHMKERYGNSIEVSLPLDAWPIVKIDRQHLDQILDNLIRNALESMEGQGESLVTLRLSVVGHKKCLIEVADRGPGIPKDIEGRIYDLFFTTKTKGSGIGLALVKKLLSQYGGTIYHRPREGGGTLFYVELPYGRLVPAKKIEHQKPVLASEK